A genomic window from Populus nigra chromosome 7, ddPopNigr1.1, whole genome shotgun sequence includes:
- the LOC133699554 gene encoding beta-glucuronosyltransferase GlcAT14B-like, producing MKRLKSYYMHLRHHQNMERKWIFPLAIGSLVSLFLLFLTTITTSDGISVFPLYRSFSSLSSKFVETKIHPLPISNLPPPPRFAYVISGSAGDASMLKRTLQALYHPNNQYVVHLDRESSTQERLDLSNFVKHHPVFLRFGNVRMISKANLVTYRGPTMVANTLHAAAILLREGGDWDWFINLSASDYPLVTQDDLLHTFSYLPRDLNFIDHTSDIGWKEFQRAKPIIIDPGLYMTKKADVFWITQRRSVPTAFKLFTGSAWMALSRPFIDYTIWGWDNIPRTVLMYYANFISSPEGYFHTVICNSPQFLNTTVNSDLHFISWDNPPKQHPHHLNLADMQRMIESNAPFARKFPHEDPVLDKIDSELLSRGPGMFTPGGWCIGSRENGTDPCSAIGNTTVLRPGPGAKRLQSLISSLLSNENFQPRQCK from the exons ATGAAGAGATTGAAGAGTTACTACATGCACTTACGCCACCACCAAAACATGGAAAGAAAATGGATCTTTCCATTAGCAATTGGCTCTCTAGtttctctcttccttctcttcctTACAACAATTACTACCTCTGACGGCATCTCTGTGTTCCCTTTATACcgttctttctcttctctcagcTCTAAATTTGTTGAAACAAAGATCCACCCACTACCCATTTCGAATCTTCCTCCACCCCCTCGATTTGCCTACGTAATATCCGGTTCTGCTGGTGATGCCAGCATGTTGAAGAGGACTTTACAAGCTCTTTACCATCCCAACAACCAATATGTTGTTCATTTGGACAGGGAATCTTCGACTCAGGAGAGATTAGATCTAAGCAATTTTGTTAAACACCATCCTGTTTTTCTCAGGTTCGGTAATGTAAGAATGATCAGTAAAGCTAATCTTGTTACTTATAGAGGACCCACTATGGTTGCTAATACATTACATGCTGCTGCTATCTTGTTGAGAGAAGGTGGAGATTGGGATTGGTTTATTAATCTTAGTGCATCTGATTATCCACTTGTTACACAGGATG ATCTGTTGCATACATTTTCATATCTGCCACGGgatcttaattttattgatcATACAAGTGACATTGGATGGAAAGA GTTTCAAAGGGCGAAGCCAATAATTATAGATCCCGGGTTGTATATGACAAAGAAAGCTGATGTTTTTTGGATTACACAGAGGAGGAGTGTCCCAACagcatttaaattatttacag GTTCTGCCTGGATGGCACTATCTCGACCTTTTATTGATTACACCATATGGGGATGGGATAATATACCTCGAACTGTACTCATGTACTATGCCAACTTTATATCTTCCCCAGAAGGTTACTTCCACACTGTCATTTGCAATTCTCCACAATTTCTCAATACAACTGTGAATAGCGATCTGCATTTCATATCTTGGGACAACCCACCTAAGCAGCATCCACACCACCTCAACCTTGCTGACATGCAAAGGATGATTGAGAGCAATGCTCCATTTGCTAGAAAGTTCCCCCATGAAGATCCAGTGCTTGACAAAATTGATTCTGAGCTCTTGTCTCGTGGTCCAGGCATGTTTACTCCTGGTGGTTGGTGCATAGGAAGTAGGGAGAATGGAACTGATCCATGCTCTGCTATTGGTAATACAACTGTCCTGAGACCTGGCCCTGGAGCTAAAAGGTTGCAGTCATTGATCAGCTCTCTGCTATCAAATGAAAATTTCCAACCAAGGCAGTGCAAGTAA